The following DNA comes from Tachypleus tridentatus isolate NWPU-2018 chromosome 9, ASM421037v1, whole genome shotgun sequence.
gtcagtccaactattcgttggttaaaaaaaagtagcccaagaatttgcggtgggtagtgatgactagctgccttccctctagtataacactgttaaatgagggacgactagcgtagaaaGCGTTCGTGTAaatgcgcgaaattccaaaccaagtAGCGCTGGTTTGAAGATAGAAGCAAATGCAAAAAGTAGGCCTAATATAACGATGGAATTTAAACAAAACTGTGGTCGGTTTTAATATATAGTCCTTACTTCACCACCAATAATCTAAACTAACtgttttgaaactaatatttaaattacGAAATAGTAATTTAACATTAAGatatctttttttgttgtttttgaatttcgcgcaaagctactcgagggctatctatgctagtcgtccctaatttagcaatgtaagactagagggaaggcagctagtcatcaacccccaccgctaactcttgtactactcttttaccaacgaatagtgggattgaccgttatattataacgcccccacggctgaaagggcgagcacgtttggcgcgacggggatgctgttaaagctcatcaaaaggcaaacacgttgtgatataatgtctataagcacgtctattaaataaaaacaactaaacaaaaactagcaatacaagtCGAGTAGTCTTGtagtgcaataaaacaattcaacagaccaaactgtagggggggatgattgtatgcaccataacCCCATCTAAAATGAAGGGAGATGTATTCCCCCtgcaggatctacgcccctgactgtccatgatatttgaatacagattatagacactatactTATATTTCGCACTCTCCTGAGCTactctatattttataatgttgatgACAaaactgtaggcctactttgttgggcctgataactttaaggtatatattatatatattggcctacatatttatttatgattaaaaaaataagacaaacacctcagtgtgccattctgtaATTTGCccaaaaggtggtctcagaatgcataattcaggcttttcttttatgtttttatttaaaaatttcccgGGGGGATCATACCCCTGGACCTCCCTAGCATTGCTTCGCGCCTGCGGTGCTTCCATCAAACACTCAAAATAAACCccccaatggccatttctggctatgACCCTGAAAATCATGCACCTAATATAACACCGACatgaaaatatacaatttttgtttgtttctggaattaagcacaaaggtacaccatgggttatctatgctatgCCCATCATGGGCATTGAAAGCCGGTTTCAACCGGCGCTAGTCCGCAAAAAAATACCTCTGTACCACTAGGGTAGAAGGACATATGTTATATAAACCGAACACCGCAATTCCTATCTTTATCTGTTTTTCCCTTCATGATAATATTTTcgaattatttctttatatcagATGATGGAGGAAGCACTGCTTTCTTTATGAAATTTCCTCacaaaaacgaaatatttttgttctaaatgttTTCTCAGATTAACTACGAAGCACGTACTAAGTCTAACGTATCATGTTAACATCGATATGAAATGTTAAGAAGtgcaaaaaaaagtaataattttcctgtaaagtattcttaaaaataagtgtttttatatgaatttcaaaCGTTTTAAATTGATAAGCATATATGTTCTAAGTGTACGAATTTTTTAAAGACAGGGCGAGTTTAGACGTTTTTGGAAAAAAGAGCAACtcaatttcaatttaaaatatataaaacataacggGTATGAAACATAGGTGAAATCATTAGTCTATAGTTGCACtagacaaatttttaaaaataaattttacgttTTAAGCTGTTCATTAGACTTTGAGAAATGacataaatactaaaaaaaataagtCACAGGAAATATAAAGGTAAGCCCTCATAGATTATTATTGGTTTACTTAGATCTCTACACAAAcaaaattggaaaataaataagttacaaaatattaactgaagTTTATATTGTCAATCTTTAGCCTACTTTAAATACGTAAAATGTCGGTACATGTTTTCTAACTGCTTAAGTTTTCGTCtattcagttttaatataatCACATGGTCTAGGAAGTCGTTGATATCAATTTATTCTTGTTGCTTTGTTTTATATAGCAGATCTCTATTCTGCCCGCGAGAATATTGCAGTAACATATAGCATACGGTTGAAAGAATTAGTACTGTAATATATTTTGCTGGTCGAATTGACGTTGTCTGAATGTTACAGCCTAATGATGCTGCGAGAGAACAAGTCATGTAGTAACACTGtcgaccaataataataataataataaaaagcttATCTCTTAAACTAAGTGCGTTTTCGTAGCTCAGCTATAGTAGAAGTTCATTGAATAAAGACTTACCGTATTTGCCTGAATATAATGTGAGCTTATTTTCCTTGAAATACCTCAAAAATTGGCTTCACATTGCATtctcataaataaattttattaggTATTTTACTAGAAGCTACCaaagaaaataattgaaacaCCTTCAAAGGTTTCAAAAAATGTTGCATATTCACTTTAATGGATGGGAAGGTTGATGAGATTATGATGCAACGGTTTAAGGATGTACGTCTGATGGTAGTGACAATTCTATTGATGAAGATTTACGTGAAGATAAATTATTAGCTTAGTGTATTATCACGTAAACTTTTCAGTGAAAGatttccaaaaatatttaatacatcgATAGTTGCTTGCTgtatttagaaacattttgtaCTATTGACGTATAAATTTCTTCAATTTAACCTTTCAAAACTGTGTATTTTGACAAATAAGGtacttttaacatttgtttacttCACCTTGAAGTGACTGTTTTTGTCTGcgtattttcattgtttaacactcctacgaaaagtggggcctaataggccccagagcaacttgaaaggttattaatattaggctaataattttgtatttaaatgaaattgccatttaaatccattaatgaatggattaacgagattcccactgtccctatctactatctagcgaaaccacagccaggggaatgggcttggagaaatcaggactagaaacgtcttttcgtaggagtgttaacggttatgaaattcaaaatttcCTTCCTTATTAACAAGTCTCTCCGATTCTtgtcaataaattatattttactttaatatgcAACTGTATCATTCACTCTGCTCTCCTTCTGATAGTTTCATCTCCATTTCTTCATCTTTTGCTCCTTTCACTTAGGTATGGAGtttgttaagaacaaagttacacaatggactaactgtgCCTTACCTACCCGATACCCGATCGAAACCCACTTTTCACTGTCGTAAAGTGGCAGATTTAGAGTTGAGcagttaaaatcatttttaatgtaGGCCTCACCATgctcattttaaaacaaagtgaGTAATATCAAAAACGTTAGTTTAATCTAAGTGTAATTGTTACCAagttaaataatgatttattaagcGACAATTACCACATTTCTTCACGAGTCCAAGAGTTTacttacatttatataataaatttaatgtacGTTCTTCCACgatactgtattttttattaaactgtatCCATTTTAACAAAGATTATCGACTGTTTTACAGAGATACTTCAACCAATTATTCTTTCAATACCTATTTGAACTTTCCACATGTATTTACATAACACCtggcttttgtttttttattgtacacTACAGATGCACTAGGAAAGgcatttagaatatatttttaaacttagaaaCTGATTCAACGACGATATTTTGTTACCGAAAAAAACGAaatcaaaataagttttaactCATACATCCTAGGTAAGTGGTTGAACATTAGAATGAGGCTTGACTTTGACAACAATAATTACTTTATCAGTGATTTAAATCAAAGTTACTAGTTATTTAATAGTAATGTATCGACTCTATTAATAGCACATCCTgatattatttccattttacatGTACAATATTTCCTACACTTAGTAAAACTTTTACACTGAGGTTCCTAGAATTCAAGTGTCCTTGCTTTTTCCCAAATGGACGCTAGGTTACagtacttttattttgtatttaagacATAGCTATTAAGATATCTAATGCCACCTTTCAGAGGGAAAGTGACCAATTAGCAACACCCTACCATTTACATTAAAGGATtgactattactcttataatacacccacagTTTAAATTCtggggaatattttgtggtattacAAGGGTTCGTACCTAGCTCTTAGGTTCAGAGGTCCGTGGTATTGTTCAACTCACACCCACTAGTCTACACTcagaatttaaatgtttttaaaaagttcaaataaTCGTACTTAAATCAACTTGGAAAGGTCTTTATTTGATAACATACTGCTGAATAGCCAGGAAATACAGGACAATAACCACTTCTACTAGAagtaacatgaaaattaaaaacatttgaaattcacatgaaaagaaaaacacactctaGCTTCTACCTACTTCATTTGTATACTAGCATGCTAAAAAAGGCAAACTTACTCTATGTGGACGTTTTGAAAACAATAATCTGTGGCAAATAAGTTGGCATTCATAACTAGTTATGAATGATCACCAGGTATCTTTGTATCACTAAATTAGCTTAATGAAGTTACAagacacattattaaaaatatttaataagataataaatttaataatagtaatacattaTTGCAACTCCAGTTAAAATAACGATAAACGAATCATACTCGGAGAAGCTTCAGGTTACATTTATCCTGTAATTACGAAATTCATTAATTTAACGCTACATAACTTAAAGATACAAACCACACATATAACTTGATGGTTCTGCTAGTAAAACAGCAAAAGTACACACAACACACCCAAGAACTTAAATCTATAACATGTTacttcaagttttatttattgaaatctcaaattgtttattttaaatttttgaaataactgctttttctttcattattcaaTGTAAATACTTCTACATACACAGAACACACgtattataatgttacttaaTAACGTTTCAAAcaatacatttcataaaaattacTAGTGTAACATTGAAAGCTCTACCACTTGTACTTCTTTTGTTGCTTATACCCAACAAGTACCTAACCGTTCGGTCCTTCTAGAGGTTTCTTTATCCAACTTAAAACAGGCACTGCAGTTCAAAGTATTTCACGTGTTCTCATATTAAGTGTCATTTTCTGCATTGTTTTCCAATAAATTAGGGAAAGGAAAGACACTGACTAAACAAACACCTGAAGTATGAACTAGGTGAAGTTTTGAACTACCCTTCATTTTCTTGATTAAAGCCTGAAATCAAATATATTTCCGAGCCTTAGCTGCTCTCTCACATAGCACTTAGTCAATCTCACACCATTAGGTTAACATATCTATATGATTGCACACATTagatttttatcaataaaaataacaactctGAGTATTCAACTAAGAAagctattatcaaaataaattctctttggtttattataaaacatttataattttctcaCTTAGAAAACACTATTTCACAATAACAGATTAAAGAAGTAAtacataaattaacatttttaaaaatcaacCTAAAAACTCAACTAAAACATTATCCTCAGAAATACAGCGTGTGCTGCACAAAACTGGTGTTTTCTTAACACCAGTTTTTAACAAGATAATTATCACGGGTGTCATTACAGTTCCAAGAAAACgtatctttaataaaaatgaggtaatagataaattaataatatttttctaaattcaTAACCCAATTAAATAATTTCCTTACAAATTTGGCACATGCCTTACATAAGGTTTCTTTAACACTAGATTTTAACTACATAACTGTCATGGTTGTTTAAGTGCAAGTGTTATCTTAAATGCATGTTGGACTAGGAAGAAAgtagtattaaaaaaacaaaacaaacttgaagACAAACTTAAATATGTTCAAAATGATGGTTAAAGGTTCAATGTTAAGCAACTTTTTTGCttgttaattgtaataaataattagctGGTTAAACCATATAACACAAACACGTACCTTGAAAACAAGACGTACCAACAACAATGTAATGgttcaaacttaaaaataaaatagtagacAAACTGGTAAGTATGTTAAatggataaattaaaaatagCTACAAAAGTTCAGATCAGTTTGAACTCTCTACTTAACGTAGATATAATGTGTAAAACGTCTCCATGCATGTATGTTAATGATGGCTTTGTAACCACTTAGTTGACACCACAATCAAGAAAAGAGTATACAGTCTGTATACCTGAAATTTAATCAAGATAGCACAATTGTAGAAGGCACTACTGACACCTCCAGGGTAATTATTAATCTTTGTTGATTGAATTACAGATTTCTCTTCATCTTTCataattataatgtttctttGGTCCAATGTAATCTCTGATGCTGATATACAGACAACAAGAAATTATCATTCCAAAGACctgtaaaaacagaaaaatttcactgataaataaacacacacacacagtttactcATTTCTTAACATATTATTAACCGTTTCCCATTACAAGCTAGGCAAAGTCTCTGACTGCTACATTAAGATATAGATTGTATTCtttcaaatttgaaaactttttcaaaataaacgTACACATATTCAGTAACCAACCATATCTGATACTGTTATGTTTCTAAACgtatattatattattctctAAACAAGCCACCTACCTGAACAAAACAGAATCCCAAACCAACTGCTCCCAAGATATTTAAATGATCTTTGATCTCTTTTTCAAGAGCTCCAATGCAACTctggtaaaaacaacaaattttctcTCAACACAAGAATGACTTGATAATAAATGAGCAATGGTTACTGAAAATCTTAGTCAGTACATCACCTGACAACAAAATTAGGAAGACAAAGTCCAACTTGTGACAGATTTCCTGTCATACAActattttgatattaatctttgtTTAAGTTAGATGTGTATTTAGAAATATACATAGCTTATACTGCTATTTCTAAATTATCacttaactcagtttcaggctatggAACATGCTTAACACAAAACATACATCACATgatgtttaacaatatattcaACATCATGAAAGTGAAGAAGTGATAAGAGGAATGATATTAGACTGAtatcagaaagaaagaaaaaatgagtTTAGACACTTACTGGAAATATCAAAAACAAgcattttaaatcttaaaaatcTACTAGTGTATACcatatgtaaaacataaaaatacctgACACAATCAAAAGTATCCTgcttctatataaaataaaaaatacactgatGGAACCTGTTAAAGCTAGTTCTAATAATTTTGGGAAACTGTGctaaaatgtaatatatcatgAAACACTCAAAAATCACAATCAACATGTTGCACATGACACGTGAAATTTACTTGCTGGGAATATAATTGTACAGAGTTATTTACAAGTTTTGttatatctaaaaaaaataaattgtgcaTTTATCTGTTAAACTTACGTtttctacatatataaaaaattgtttctcAAGATGATTAAAATTACCAACAGGTGTAAAAAAACATTATCTCAAATAAAGATTTCTTAATCTTATGACTGGTCAAAGTAAATCCTTACTACACAAGAGGtacttatttacaaaataattttatgtttgcacattgtaatataacacatttattGGTACAGTTTATTATGAAGTAGCATGTGCAGTTTCAGTTCCTATCTAACACCTCTACTCTTTAGCTTACCATCATCTATGTAAAAGTGGAAATCAAAGTAACACTCGAAACacctttaataattaatttctagaAAACATTAACTGTAAGAACATTGAGAATTCCTGTTCTATTTTGTCTTGTTTCAAgagatattattatttactgtgttttgtAAACACACATATTACAAATCTTGATACATTTTCTAAACAGACTAGAAGTTATTACACACTTTATTAGAAGTGAgagttaacatttgtttttaataacacaatgactaaaataatttatttgtaaattcttTTCCTTACTAAACATTCCTTATCATATTAATTCAATATGTACACATGATAAACAGACATTATCACTTAGAGGctcattataaacaaaacaaaatggaaagGTTTTACTCAACTTATTCAAAAAGTAACAAGAACTAATTACTCTTctaagtaattattaaatttaaccaAACTATACTATTCTTAAGTTAGTATAAACCACaaagaaatttaacaaatacaCCAACATCATCATGAATATTTGAGGGATGATCTCGAACACCACAAGAAGGTGTTTCTGTAATACAGCAACTGTCAGGCACTTTATTTTTCACATCAGGATTCTCTTTCAGCCATCTGCTGTAATGCCAGTCTTCAAAATCCAGAGCTCCACAGCATTTGTactaaagtacaaaaaataacaagCCTTCATTACCTAAAGAAAGGAAAACAAGTTACACATTTCAAAGGCAATTTCAGTCATTCGTGTAATTTCCACAGGTGGTAGTGGGGGACATAACCCCCAAATTTTCCCAAAGATAGAATAACTTTTTATAGAATACCCTCCTGCATATCCTAATTGCAGAAACAGCCTGCCTTCCACATATTTGAAAAGCTACAATGAACagtattaaactttattaataatgaaaatattcacTGTTAACCTTGAGATTTTTCAACAAACCAAAGATACTTTACCTTTCTCTGTAAACTGTCAATAGCATCTGTTCTACCttgatcaaaataataataactgttgaacGTTCCATTCATATAGACTGCAAGCTCAGAGCGAACCTGTAGAACAGTAAAGTGAATGTGTTTATAACTTATACCCATGTAGAAACTTACTAAAACCTTAGGGCTAACTTAAAGTACAAGAAACATTAACAAGGGTATTGTCATTTATATCAGAATAAAGGAGAATGTtaatcagaaataaaaaacattacacagTATTCAAAGTGTAAGATTGTGCAGAGATATAAATTATACCAGTAGTAGATGATTTATATTCTAAGTAAACTATAGACTGATTAGAGATTGATGAAAAAAAGCCAACCagcattgtagagaaaaataacatCTTCAAAGTTGCTAATCTATTGTAACATTAAACCTAGTTAACAAAGCATTACCTGGCTAACTACCAGCACTTTACACAGTTTGGccctgttaataaaacattaccaTGCTGACTTATCAGCACTCTGAACAGGTACACTACATTTTCAAAGCATCAACTTGCTAATTGTTAGCACTTTACACACATTCACCTGACATAACAGTGACAGAAAATAGagtcacagtaaaaaaaaaaaaaaatcacattttatttaaataccataaaaagtaataaaacaataaaatattttaaatcagttgtTAACTGACAGCACACGACTTCTATATATTGACATCACAAATTATATATTACAGCATCACACATACATTAGTGTGCAaaaaaatggaacattttaaaaattttttttaataaaaaataatggtttgtttgaataatacttaagttattttattatatcaccataacttcaacaatattttttttaatatgtcatTAGTTATTGTAGTATTTGTAATTGTAATTGTagatctaatttataaattcttGGTGtgcaacaaatggtacaaatatcTAATAATAGCTATGATCATGTTTTCATGAAATTTCCTGCCTTTGTTAAATATACATAAGACTCTTTTCCTGGATTAAACATAACATACATAATAAATGATTACGTATTTTCAACAGGTTATGTTCAACTTACATTGCATTATGTAACAGtatgatttaattagtatttcACACAACTATATTTACCTAACATATTACTTATGAAAAGAAACTTGTGTATGGCTCTATAACTCTTTTTACAAATCTTAAATTAACTCTTTTGTATATTTAGTAGCTAAGGCTTATGTTAACACAACTCTTGAGGGTGTATAATTTGAGAGAATGTTTGTAGTTCAACAGTGCCTTACTACTTACAGAAGTAAGATGCAACAAGACAGTTTGTTTCACAAATACAGCATTTATTCCAACCATGGTTTCACCAATAAAAGGTATCATTAGCTACAGGCTGAAATATTTTGTAGCAGgaattatatacatgtttaaacAGACATCCATTGAAATTCTAGAGACAATTGGGGCATGAACTGGAGAGGAGCACAAGTTGGTTTGGTCATTTTGAACTTTTTCTGAATTTGTTTTCAGACttctatttatttcaaaagttttcacaattttgtttttacatgtatgtaaAATTTTGCAGATCAAATTGGTTTTTAGTTTTGATAAGGTtgaataaattttctttaatttccaGCTTGTAGAATATTCTTTAATTCTCATTTCCATAAAACATCCTATCTGACCAGTATATACACTACTGAAGTCTCGACCTGTTAACTGATAAACATTACTGCTGCTGTATTCTTCAGTTCGGTCTTTATTGTTCCACAATATTATTCCTAGTAGAAGGCtgttttttagatttttattcagtgtgttatatatatttgtgagaAGCTTTCCCAGTATAGTTCATCCTAAACCATTTCTTTTCGTTGTCATTTGTGGGTATACAGATTTTAAATTTATGGCTTTCAATTTTTAAACAACTATGTGTTAATTAACTTTTTTGAATAACTGTTGTTAACaaagtgttttacagtttttttttatttcagtttcataatCCTTAGATGACAAGGGTACGGTGAAAATAAGGTTAAAGGTCACAAGTTTGACTTTTATACCTCATCCATAAACTATGCTAATCAAATGAAGTCAAAAGCCTTTGGAACTTGCGTCTTCAACAGGACATAAAAATACTAATCAAAGTGGCTTCATTAATTAATTCAATTACATCTAAACCTTCTAATGTCATCCCAGTTACAGATATTTCTTCTAATTTACATCAGTAACTTATTTTAATCATCATTGTACCATATTTTAATCATCTTTCTTTGTCCAcatattaacttttaaagtttgttaagaaggaaagaaataatttaaaacaatttgtcaGCATGACCCTGTAGTACTAGCAAGTAAAACTGGGACCAACAAGTATTAAGTATTGCAATAATGgaagaattaaaaacatgttgTTGAATGAATGAACATGTAAAGAGAATAAAACAtcaactttaaacaaaagaataactatactcttcaaaaaaagaaacgcaaaaggcaaaatgtgagaaatattgttaacaagtttattccgggtagttctgtttgacatgtgtgaaactttgcacattcactgctgaacatccaaagtctgcaaaggcgaagtccacgctcactaggtgaagttgaacgtcactcaacgtcaataacgagtatgccccccgtgagcatcaataactgcttgacatctcctgcccatggaagcgatgagatgacgaatcacatcctgtggaatggctgtccactcagcctgcaaaactgctgcaagctgaggtagagtctgcggttgaggttgtcgcagtCACAggcgtcggtccaactcgtcccaaagatgttcgatggggtttaaatctggtgatctggagggccagggaagaacgttgatgttgtggtgtctcaagaaagcagtggtgagtcgggctgtgtgaggacgggcattgtcacgttgaaaaacgttgttgacgttcaccatgatgggttgcacatggggcctaagaatctcgtcgacagttgcgtacggtctgatcggaaatcctacgcagccctggtatggtcgAGGCAGTAGACGAcccagtggtggtcctatcccgaaggtgacgtaaccggatgtagcgatcttgtgcgggcgtggttacacgagatctgccagatcgtggacggtcacaagttgatccatgttgttggggacgattccatagccttgtgatggtgcttgggtggacattcacagctctggcaacatctgatcgagattcacctGCTTCTAAGCGActaatggcgttgttgcattgtgcttcagtcagtcttggcgtaactgtattgtgtgtcggtggcttaacactgagctatggcaaccgagaacctgtcacttttatagggattttgcacatgttgcacttgcagaacatgcagatctctcaaacaatttattggacacgaatgcgttttggcgaaaaatctgatgttttcctccgttttcaaagtgcacaacttttattgtcattttggtctgataatcagtgccttaacatgtgtaacatcacatactctgagcttgtaacgttattacatatatttctctttaaaataacaaaaatatcccttttgcgtttctttttttgaagagtatatattagtTTCTTATGTACATTTGAACTGTCAAAAAGTGTTTGGGTTTCTGACTGTAATACTATCCAACATCTGGGTCCAAGAGTGGCTTCAATGGGTGTTGGAGTTACACTTCTTTACACCATTAAGACAAGAATGATTGTGTTTATGTCAATCACACTTTCAAGTCAGATCAGTCTTAGTAAAAGAATTCATTATCTTAGTTTAAAGAGGTTACCTTCCAGCTCATATTAACAGTACAAGTCTCTTCACCTAAGTACGGTTCACACCCATGGTAACAGACATTACAGAAACTTGGCCAAACAGGTATAGGCTCCtctataaaaatgtaacttaagcCTAAGCTAAGgattaatacaagtttaaaactacTCACTTCAAATTCAAGTTCACTAATGATACTCTGATTAACTAAGGTAGCTAAAAACGttagataatatattttctataattgaacaaaatattctacaaaagTTTAGTCTTTTACTTCTTAATAGCACTTATAAAATGAAGTTATTGTATTTAATGGAAGTTTGTTGATATATTGTTTTCATGAAAACAGGgttttgtacatttattaatatacaattaCCAGTTTCAGCCAATGAAGCAACTTATTAAAATTTGTCAATAATCGGTCACAGTGGATATGTGATATCAAAGTGTAAAATGGTTTTCtagaaaaaacaaagttttatttttagaatcacTTTTGAACGTCTTTAGAAATTCAAGAGTTAACAAATAAAGGTTAGCAACTGCAAGTTCAAAAGTTACACTGACAATGTATGCTTACAAAGATGAGTTTTTACAGTTCTGACTATCTCACATCAACATTTCAATCATTATAGTACCATTAGGGATGTGGACTTACAAACATTCTTTCCTGATTATTTAAGTGGTTAAGTCCCCTATACCAGCTGTTCAGTTCTTTCAGTACAATAACAGATAAGTAAACTTCCTAATCATGCACATGTTTCTCTTTTAAGTAAGATGacaacattgtttaattttatttcaaaagtaaatatattaataagagTGGTTCATTCAttagttcagttttattttaatttcaatccAAAAATTCATTAAATGATTATAATAAGTAGCCCTTCAGTAAAGACCAATCAtcaaagtttaaattttcatCACATTCTCAATATTACACTTTACAATAGGATTAACTAAGTACCTTCACACCAAATGtcagaatttttaaaatgattcctgattatacaaaagtaataataattttatgctcAGATACAGAAGGTAATATTTGGCAGTTTCCAATGACTGCAGCATTAATTTGGTCTCTTCAGAACCAAATAGGAGAAAATTAAGGCATACAAACACCATCTACTGAGGTCAGTG
Coding sequences within:
- the LOC143225355 gene encoding CD151 antigen-like isoform X1 — translated: MAAYRRRTYEGCCSVSFLKYVLYVFNVLFFFAGWAVLGVGLWTVIDKHHYVNLLATSTYAATSYILIIAGITVLFVTVIGCIGVRQEDRCLLLIYTFMLLLIFLLEAVAGIIAYVYQEQVRSELAVYMNGTFNSYYYFDQGRTDAIDSLQRKYKCCGALDFEDWHYSRWLKENPDVKNKVPDSCCITETPSCGVRDHPSNIHDDSCIGALEKEIKDHLNILGAVGLGFCFVQVFGMIISCCLYISIRDYIGPKKHYNYER
- the LOC143225355 gene encoding CD151 antigen-like isoform X2 → MGGPAKITKFAGWAVLGVGLWTVIDKHHYVNLLATSTYAATSYILIIAGITVLFVTVIGCIGVRQEDRCLLLIYTFMLLLIFLLEAVAGIIAYVYQEQVRSELAVYMNGTFNSYYYFDQGRTDAIDSLQRKYKCCGALDFEDWHYSRWLKENPDVKNKVPDSCCITETPSCGVRDHPSNIHDDSCIGALEKEIKDHLNILGAVGLGFCFVQVFGMIISCCLYISIRDYIGPKKHYNYER
- the LOC143225355 gene encoding CD151 antigen-like isoform X3; this encodes MGFAGWAVLGVGLWTVIDKHHYVNLLATSTYAATSYILIIAGITVLFVTVIGCIGVRQEDRCLLLIYTFMLLLIFLLEAVAGIIAYVYQEQVRSELAVYMNGTFNSYYYFDQGRTDAIDSLQRKYKCCGALDFEDWHYSRWLKENPDVKNKVPDSCCITETPSCGVRDHPSNIHDDSCIGALEKEIKDHLNILGAVGLGFCFVQVFGMIISCCLYISIRDYIGPKKHYNYER